One genomic region from Anopheles bellator chromosome 2, idAnoBellAS_SP24_06.2, whole genome shotgun sequence encodes:
- the LOC131210752 gene encoding uncharacterized protein LOC131210752 produces MNGANKACDDPFHNNYSAAILESPCMGGRKGRDGLFPATSCIKIAGYYDDTGETITVRGCALDSGTLTTDTEIIRMSHCGRFYYDDRYVHGCLQSCNDADACNRGSRLMVGHTVAFWSSLTIVMVAVGVLLRTSVSLQTPNQCLLATGS; encoded by the exons ATGAACGGTGCCAACAAGGCGTGTGATGATCCGTTCCACAACAATTACTCGGCCGCCATCCTGGAGTCACCGTGCATGGGCGGGCGCAAGGGCCGCGATGGACTGTTTCCGGCCACGTCGTGCATTAAAATTGCCGGATATTACG ATGACACCGGGGAAACGATTACCGTGAGGGGTTGCGCCCTCGACAGTGGCACGCTGACGACGGATACCGAAATCATTCGCATGTCGCACTGCGGCCGCTTCTACTACGATGATAG ATACGTTCACGGATGTCTGCAGAGCTGTAACGATGCCGATGCCTGCAACAGAGGTTCACGGCTGATGGTCGGACATACGGTGGCGTTTTGGTCATCGCTTACGATTGTCATGGTGGCGGTAGGGGTGCTGCTAAGGACATCCGTGTCATTACAGACTCCCAACCAGTGTCTACTCGCGACCGGAAGCTAA